The proteins below are encoded in one region of Ereboglobus luteus:
- a CDS encoding multidrug effflux MFS transporter, with product MKNQHVISGKKEATLGLLVLLGAFTAFDSIAIDIYLPAFNVIESDLNLRAGLMPVSLSVFLIGLALGQAISGPIADGLGRRIPLLAGVVLFGAASCLVAVSTNATMLMTGRLLQGIGGATGLVIPRAIVSDLYEANQATRIYTFLIQVQSISPILAPIIGGVILSLIGWRAIFWVLVAFALAAWGFACFFIPETQPIQMRSRLTPAGVFKDYWEIIKNRRYLGMALSSGLIMGTLFTYISGSSFIFMTHFGMSPTVYSIMFAAYSVGMILVGQWNMYLCSRMSVRKNLRFGFTVHLGCLGVLLAALLLGVENAVVVCGLLFCAISSLSFLFGGLTSEAIYCVSAQRAGTASALLGVVQYVIGGGAGILLGLIPNGTLFPLVLLLCACSALALMFWRSASSLASFRIVNTTVSVATEEDRQSVS from the coding sequence ATGAAGAATCAACACGTCATCAGTGGAAAAAAGGAAGCCACGCTGGGCCTGCTCGTCCTGCTGGGCGCCTTTACCGCATTCGATTCCATAGCGATCGACATATACCTGCCCGCCTTCAACGTCATCGAGTCCGACCTTAATCTCCGCGCCGGATTGATGCCGGTGTCGCTTTCCGTGTTCCTCATCGGACTCGCGCTCGGGCAGGCGATCAGCGGACCGATTGCGGACGGTCTTGGGCGGCGCATCCCGTTGCTCGCGGGCGTTGTCCTCTTCGGCGCGGCTTCCTGCCTGGTGGCTGTTTCCACGAACGCCACCATGCTCATGACCGGCAGACTTCTTCAGGGAATCGGCGGGGCGACCGGTCTTGTTATTCCGCGCGCCATTGTCAGCGACCTGTATGAGGCGAACCAGGCGACAAGGATATACACCTTTCTTATTCAGGTGCAGTCGATCTCTCCGATCCTTGCGCCCATCATTGGTGGTGTGATACTCAGCCTCATAGGCTGGCGCGCGATCTTTTGGGTTCTCGTGGCCTTCGCCTTGGCCGCATGGGGGTTCGCGTGTTTTTTCATTCCAGAAACCCAACCGATTCAGATGCGTTCGCGCCTCACTCCCGCGGGCGTATTCAAAGACTACTGGGAGATTATAAAGAACCGGCGTTACCTCGGAATGGCGCTCTCCAGCGGACTGATCATGGGAACGCTCTTCACTTACATCAGCGGGTCATCCTTTATTTTCATGACGCATTTCGGGATGTCGCCAACTGTCTACAGCATCATGTTTGCGGCCTATTCCGTCGGCATGATTCTGGTTGGGCAGTGGAACATGTATTTATGCTCCCGCATGAGTGTGCGGAAAAATCTTAGGTTTGGCTTTACTGTCCACCTCGGTTGCCTCGGCGTGCTGCTCGCGGCCCTGCTGCTCGGCGTTGAAAACGCTGTCGTCGTTTGCGGGCTGTTGTTCTGTGCGATATCCAGCCTTAGTTTTCTGTTCGGTGGGCTCACCTCCGAGGCCATTTACTGTGTCAGCGCCCAGCGTGCGGGCACCGCTTCCGCGTTGCTCGGCGTGGTGCAATACGTCATCGGCGGAGGGGCGGGCATTCTGCTTGGACTCATTCCCAACGGCACGTTGTTCCCTCTGGTTTTGCTCCTCTGCGCCTGTTCCGCGCTCGCCCTCATGTTCTGGCGATCCGCCAGTTCGCTCGCAAGTTTTCGCATCGTGAACACGACCGTATCCGTCGCCACGGAGGAAGACCGGCAGTCGGTATCCTAG